A stretch of the Arachis stenosperma cultivar V10309 chromosome 6, arast.V10309.gnm1.PFL2, whole genome shotgun sequence genome encodes the following:
- the LOC130934112 gene encoding uncharacterized protein LOC130934112 has product MRHPRDSEAWKTFDLLHDRFAEDPRNVRLGLAADGFNPFGAMCTNYSVWPVVLIPYNRPPWECMKPTSLILSMIIPGEKMPGNNIDVYLQPLIKELKELWYDGVQTLDRFRNEMFTLRAALMWIINDFPGLGNLSGWNVHSKYACPTCNFSTDSYRLKHGGKWCFLGHRRFLETGHKFRLSRAKFNGKVELRDPPAVLTGSEILEQLEGINVSFGKELQESKVKRIRRKVVEEDDESGMWRKKSIFFDLSYWESNLLRHNLDVMHIEKNVCDNVLYTFLNETGRSKDNLKARKDLKEMGIRKDLWPDENGRYHPSLFTMSNSMKDIFLRTIKNIRVPDGLSSNISRCVDLKQRKLSGLKSHDCHVLMQQLLPIAIRNVLPDKVIAVLIELSSFFQQLCSKSLSLTELEKLQPRIILTLCHLEMLFPPSFFTIMVHLTCHLVDEAKLGGPVHYRWMYPIERYLGHLKSYVRNKAKSEGSIAEGYVAEEALTFCSRYLEGIETRFNRPPRVDDHPDDNYSTHVDSLFPQMGNSKGAFTVFELSPMEKKQAHRYVVLNCPYVKPFIDDFKDFVRRRSKGRRPSNVEIEKRVNKDFVTWFPAQLMNPDVMNTVHEDLRYLARGPSRYAKRFSTFSINGFSFRTTNQDKGLKTQNSGVFLMSSTPCVASASDADVRNADLSYSGKLEDIIELNYNGRFRVTLFKCKWADTTRERGCRKDNWGFTSVNFSRVIHSGDREEDDPYIEASQARMVYFVNDEVNKDWSVVVHLKPRDSYDMGGNEDDEPCENEPWLEQNLDSLFENGDNLSLLRDEVDDELLDNNIGEDEHMSE; this is encoded by the exons ACATCACTTATCTTGTCAATGATTATTCCTGGAGAGAAAATGCCGGGGAACAACATAGACGTATACTTACAACCTCTTATTAAAGAGTTAAAAGAGTTGTGGTATGATGGTGTTCAAACATTAGATAGGTTCAGGAATGAAATGTTTACATTGCGAGCAGCATTAATGTGGATAATTAATGATTTTCCAGGCCTTGGTAACTTATCTGGGTGGAATGTACACAGTAAATATGCTTGTCCTACATGTAACTTCAGCACTGattcatatagattaaagcATGGTGGAAAATGGTGTTTTTTGGGGCATCGCCGTTTCTTAGAAACGGGTCATAAGTTTAGGCTAAGTCGTGCAAAATTTAATGGAAAAGTTGAGTTGAGGGATCCCCCAGCAGTACTAACAGGATCAGAAATATTAGAACAACTTGAAGGAATCAATGTTTCATTTGGGAAAGAACTACAGGAAAGTAAAGTTAAGAGGATTCGACGAAAAGTTgttgaagaagatgatgaatcgGGGATGTGGAGGAAGAAAAGCATATTTTTTGATCTTTCTTATTGGGAGTCTAACTTATTGCGCCATAATCTAGATGTTATGCACATTGAAAAGAATGTTTGCGACAATGTATTATACACTTTTCTCAATGAGACTGGAAGGTCAAAGGATAATCTCAAAGCTCGTAAGGATCTTAAAGAAATGGGTATAAGGAAAGATTTATGGCCAGATGAAAATGGGAGATATCATCCATCTTTGTTCACAATGTCAAATTCCATGAAAGATATATTCTTGCGTACTATAAAGAATATTAGAGTACCAGATGGTCTCTCGAGTAATATTTCACGGTGTGTTGACCTGAAGCAAAGAAAGCTTTCTGGATTGAAGAGCCATGATTGCCACGTTCTTATGCAGCAACTATTACCCATTGCCATACGTAATGTGCTGCCAGATAAAGTTATTGCAGTGCTAATAGAGTTGTCTTCATTCTTTCAGCAGTTGTGCTCTAAAAGCTTAAGTCTTACAGAACTTGAGAAGCTCCAACCTCGAATTATCCTTACCCTTTGTCATTTAGAAATGTTGTTCCCTCCTTCTTTCTTTACAATCATGGTTCATTTAACTTGTCATCTAGTTGATGAAGCAAAACTCGGAGGACCAGTACACTATAGGTGGATGTATCCTATTGAGAG GTATTTAGGTCATTTGAAGTCCTATGTGCGAAACAAAGCTAAATCAGAAGGTTCTATAGCTGAGGGATACGTGGCTGAAGAAGCTCTTACATTTTGCTCTCGATACTTAGAAGGGATTGAGACAAGATTTAATAGGCCACCACGTGTTGATGATCATCCGGATGATAATTACAGTACACATGTGGATTCCCTTTTTCCACAAATGGGGAACTCAAAGGGAGCTTTCACAGTATTTGAGTTGTCACCTATGGAAAAAAAACAAGCACATCGATATGTGGTTTTAAATTGTCCATATGTCAAACCGTTCATTGA TGACTTCAAAGATTTTGTACGAAGACGATCTAAGGGTAGAAGGCCTTCAAATGTAGAGATAGAAAAAAGAGTCAATAAAGATTTTGTTACTTGGTTTCCTGCGCAG CTTATGAACCCAGATGTTATGAATACTGTGCATGAGGATTTGAGATACTTAGCAAGGGGTCCATCACGATATGCCAAGAGGTTTTCTACATTTAGTATTAATGGGTTCTCCTTTCGAACTACCAATCAAGACAAAGGGTTAAAGACCCAGAATAGTGGAGTTTTTTTAATGTCTTCAACTCCTTGTGTTGCTAGCGCTAGTGATGCTGATGTTAGGAATGCTGATTTGTCATATTCTGGCAAACTAGAAGATATTATAGAACTAAACTACAATGGCCGATTTCGGGTTACTTTATTCAAATGTAAATGGGCTGACACCACTAGAGAACGGGGCTGTAGAAAGGATAATTGGGGTTTTACTTCTGTTAATTTTTCACGAGTAATACACAGTGGTGACCGAGAGGAGGATGATCCATATATTGAAGCCTCCCAAGCTCGAATGGTGTATTTTGTCAATGATGAAGTGAATAAAGATTGGAGTGTTGTCGTGCATTTGAAGCCAAGAGATTCATATGATATGGGGGGAAATGAAGATGATGAACCATGCGAGAATGAGCCATGGTTAGAGCAAAACTTAGATTCTTTATTTGAAAATGGTGATAATCTATCATTGTTAAGAGATGAGGTAGATGATGAACTACTAGATAATAACATTGGAGAAGACGAACACATGTCAGAATAG